A single region of the Mustela lutreola isolate mMusLut2 chromosome 2, mMusLut2.pri, whole genome shotgun sequence genome encodes:
- the ICAM4 gene encoding intercellular adhesion molecule 4 codes for MGSLLPLWLLLLLAAAYPGGGRAHRRRRAQVQGSGGSSPVPSETPAAFWVRLRPEFKEVQPGGSVWLNCSTSCTLPEYSSLSTQLPRGQTHSGPGWVAYQLLDVRAWSSEVRCFVTCAGETRWATAKITAYKRPRSVILEPPLLVGSEYTLRCHVTHVFPVGFLVVTLRRGGRVIYSENLRRYNGSDLANVTLTYTAPARLRDFWKPVTCHARLSLDGLVVRSSSAPITLSGLAWRPVSKALASSSIAALVGILLVVGAVYLRQWPLVHNQSKESRVSAG; via the exons ATGGGGTCTCTGCTccccctctggctgctgcttttGCTGGCGGCCGCCTACCCGGGAGGCGGAAGGGCGCACCGGCGCCGGAGAGCGCAGGTGCAGGGCTCGGGAGGAAGCTCCCCGGTGCCCTCGGAGACCCCAGCTGCGTTCTGGGTGCGCCTAAGGCCCGAGTTCAAGGAGGTGCAGCCGGGGGGCTCCGTGTGGCTCAACTGCAGCACTAGCTGCACTCTGCCGGAGTACTCCAGCCTCAGCACTCAGCTGCCGCGGGGCCAAACGCACAGTGGGCCCGGCTGGGTAGCCTACCAGCTGTTGGACGTGAGAGCCTGGAGCTCCGAGGTGCGCTGCTTCGTCACCTGCGCAGGAGAAACACGATGGGCCACGGCCAAGATCACCGCCTACA AGCGGCCGCGAAGCGTGATCCTGGAGCCTCCGCTCTTGGTGGGCAGCGAGTACACTCTGCGCTGCCACGTGACGCACGTGTTCCCCGTGGGCTTCCTGGTGGTGACTCTGAGGCGCGGCGGCCGGGTCATCTACTCTGAGAACCTGAGGCGCTACAACGGCTCTGATCTGGCCAACGTGACGCTGACTTACACGGCGCCCGCCAGGCTCCGCGACTTTTGGAAACCGGTGACCTGCCATGCACGCCTCAGTCTTGATGGCCTGGTGGTCCGCAGCAGCTCAGCACCCATAACGCTGAGTGGCCTCG CTTGGCGCCCCGTGTCCAAAGCCTTGGCCTCCAGCTCCATCGCGGCCCTTGTAGGGATCCTTCTCGTCGTGGGGGCCGTCTACCTGCGACAATGGCCATTGGTGCACAACCAGAGTAAAGAGAGCAGGGTCTCTGCCGGCTGA
- the ICAM1 gene encoding intercellular adhesion molecule 1, whose product MAPGAARLALPALLALIGVLPPGLGGAQISVHPPEATIPRGGTVQVNCSTSCDQTPKLGLETQLTKKEVAHGSHWKVFELSDVQEDSHPICFVNCRSQLMAPMSLTVYWFPERVELLPLPRWQPVGENLTLRCQVAGGAPRRNLTVVLLRGEEELSRQPAVGEPAEVTVTVLASRDDHLANFSCRTELDLRPGGLELFQNSSAPRQLQTFVLPETRPRLATPAVVEVDTQWTVNCTLDGLFPAAEAEVILTLAEKKLDSTSLYGKDSVLATANVKANSQKEGIQQLACVVTLGDRDQKREENVVFYSFPAPNLTLSEPEVSEGTLVTVECEAQAGATVSLEGVSSESPAHRAEFRLNASAADHRRSFFCSAALIVAGHLLHKNQIRELRVLYGPRLDERDCPGNWTWEEGSQQTLRCQAWGNPVPQLKCQRKGDDALLPIGDLRPVKREVAGTYLCEARSPRGVTRREVVLNVTYHQNNMAIIIVVVATVLLGTVSGAAYLYNRQRKIQKYKLQKAQEAAAMKLNTPATPP is encoded by the exons GACTTGGGGGTGCCCAAATATCAGTGCACCCCCCAGAAGCCACCATACCCCGAGGAGGCACCGTACAGGTGAACTGTAGTACTTCCTGTGACCAGACCCCCAAGCTGGGCCTGGAGACTCAGTTGACGAAGAAGGAAGTGGCCCATGGGTCCCACTGGAAGGTCTTTGAACTGAGTGACGTACAAGAAGACAGCCATCCCATATGCTTTGTCAACTGTCGCAGTCAGTTGATGGCTCCAATGTCCCTTACCGTGTACT GGTTCCCGGAGCGAGTGGAGCTGTTACCCCTGCCCCGCTGGCAGCCCGTGGGAGAAAACCTCACCCTGCGCTGCCAGGTGGCAGGCGGGGCGCCCCGGAGAAACCTCACCGTGGTGCTGCTCCGCGGGGAGGAGGAGCTGAGCCGGCAGCCCGCCGTCGGGGAGCCCGCCGAGGTCACGGTCACGGTGCTGGCGAGCAGAGACGACCACCTCGCCAATTTCTCCTGCCGCACGGAATTGGACCTGAGGCCCGGAGGGCTGGAATTGTTCCAGAACAGCTCGGCCCCCAGGCAGCTCCAAACCTTTG TCCTGCCAGAGACCCGGCCACGCCTTGCTACCCCCGCAGTTGTGGAAGTGGACACACAGTGGACTGTGAACTGCACTCTGGATGGGCTTTTCCCAGCTGCGGAGGCCGAAGTCATCCTGACACTAGCAGAAAAGAAACTGGACTCTACATCCCTGTACGGCAAGGACTCCGTCTTGGCCACGGCCAATGTCAAGGCGAACTCCCAAAAGGAGGGGATCCAGCAGCTAGCGTGTGTGGTGACCCTAGGAGATCGAGaccagaagagggaggagaatgTGGTCTTCTACA GCTTCCCCGCGCCTAACCTGACTCTAAGCGAGCCAGAGGTCTCAGAAGGGACTCTAGTGACTGTGGAGTGTGAGGCCCAGGCCGGAGCCACGGTGTCGCTGGAAGGTGTGTCATCCGAGTCTCCAGCACACAGGGCAGAATTCCGACTAAACGCCAGCGCCGCGGACCACAGACGCAGCTTCTTCTGCTCTGCTGCCCTGATCGTGGCTGGACACCTGTTGCACAAGAACCAGATCCGGGAACTCCGAGTCCTTT ATGGTCCCCGACTAGACGAGAGGGATTGTCCGGGAAACTGGACATGGGAGGAAGGCTCCCAGCAGACCCTGCGGTGCCAAGCTTGGGGGAACCCAGTTCCTCAACTGAAATGTCAACGGAAGGGGGATGATGCTTTGCTGCCCATCGGGGACCTGAGACCTGTCAAGCGGGAGGTTGCAGGCACTTACCTTTGTGAGGCCCGGAGCCCCCGCGGGGTGACCAGGCGCGAAGTGGTCCTGAACGTGACCT ACCACCAGAATAACATGGCCATCATCATCGTGGTGGTAGCTACTGTCCTCTTGGGAACTGTGAGCGGAGCCGCTTACCTCTATAACCGTCAGCGAAAGATCCAGAAATACAAGCTACAGAAGGCCCAGGAGGCAGCTGCCATGAAGCTGAACACACCGGCCACACCGCCCTGA